The Montipora foliosa isolate CH-2021 chromosome 1, ASM3666993v2, whole genome shotgun sequence DNA segment TCAATAGCACCAACTACAAGTAGACTATCAACTACACCTGGAATTCACAGCACATCATCACCAGCTACACCTAAACTTCACAGCTCAGCAGTACCGTTGACAAATCACACCACAGCAAGACCAACAGGGCATCAAAAGCACTCTATGAAACCAGGTGAGTGATTCGTAGCTTTAGTGTCAGTGTCAGGGCAGtttttttctgttgagagtGTTTAAACACTTGTATGTACATACTTCACAGATAGACAACCCTAGGGATTCGAGGCCATGTGACGGCACTATATTTGATACAGTTGTTGATCtcgtacatattttttttttttgtaatttgcaaTGGCTGATCGTGGCTTGGTTCAATTGATCAAGGAAAGTGTTCCATGAAAACcacaacaaaatacaaaatgtgTTTTAGTGACAGTTTTAGTGCTGTCTTgggtgatttgatgggtttttcgGACGGTTTATGCAGCAGTTAATgtaacaccccccccccccccaccccccaccccaaCCCTAGGGATTAGGCATTCACCATGCGGGGCAATTTTAGGCCGTCTAATCCCCTGCCCTTTTGTGGAACAATTCCAGATTTTAAAGGGTTTCATAGTAGACGTTCTCAAGAGACAAAAGCTGAAACAAACGAGAGAAAGGAAAgtttaaatataactttgaaCATTAAATGAAAGTTTGCttgtttagttttattttttgaataaaaatgGTCATCAAATGTTGAAAGATACGTCTtcaacaacaaagaaatgagAGAACAAAATTTACACTCGTCtgtaaaattacaataatatgTACATTTTATCCCAGGCGGTTCTTTGAGAAAGAATCCAATGTGGCGTGCGAATGAGCTTTCATTTCATGCCGAAATTGGATCTTCTAGATTGGATCTTCGAATTTGGATTGCCTGTAATCAAATTGACCAGGCCTGCAAATAACGGCCGGTCAACGGACAATGTCCGGTCAAAAATAGGTTTTGCCCGGTCAAATCCTTAGATGGGCGGACAATTTGCCCGGTCATTTACGCTGTTAAGGAAAAAATTTagagtttcaagttttaaatatttaaaagttCAATATTATTGGCGTTTGTGAAAAAGGAGGGCAAAGGACAGATATTTACCTACCAGACCAAGAACTTTTAATAAATGATTCGTAGTAGTCATGAAATTTTCGCTTTGTCATTCACCAAGTCGTCACCGCAAGTTAGCGGGTCTTACAGATGTGTAGCGGTCACGGGTGtgaattactttattattaatcCGTGTGGGGTTTGTAAACATGATGACTGTGAGAAGGACAACAAAACCTCTCAGTGTCGGGGAAAGGGTCATGGCACCCTTTGTCTCCAAAATTTAAgtgtgaaaataacaataacaagaaAGCAAGTTTAGATTCATTTCTCTACTTGACGACATTTCCGTGTGAATCACTTAAGCTATAAATACCGCGATTGACTAAACATTCCATTTTCCAGGCCGGGAAACAAATTCACATATGACAAATCATCTCAAACGATTGACCGCAGCTTTCATTGTGTTACGTGTCACGCATGATGCGTAGGTCGtttaataaaatatttgaaaaattcttCTCAAACTTTGCTGAAGCAAAAATGCAGTAACCTTAGATTTAAAAGGCTCTAAGGGAAGAAATCAATCATCACTTCCGGCACGCCCCTCAGTTAGCTTGTATTATGATAAAAATCAACTAGATTGCAAGCATCAGTCAATTTCATCTACTTCATAACTAACCGTATATAAGACGTAGAACTGAATCAATAGTAGTACGCACAAATGTGATACTGATTTTGCTGTACCATGCGTTCCACTTTTCCTGCATTGAGATCGATGCTCATGTACAATAAATGCTTTGAAAATGTACTTGTTTCAtatttaagaaacggtccagataagaacgatagcaacaacggcaacgaacatgttggaattcaattggtatgcaaaaaggtgataacttttctattgtctgtacttctgattggcttaaacagcaacagttaacaaaacttcataaaagcagtattatattcatccttactttccaaccatcttccatctttcatctggtctcagtttaaatgaattccacagaaatcgtatgtgggaacatgtaaaattgtaaacgtttcttggtttttgttttcaactcttgtgattggtcaaaatcttttaacacaaaaaaaacaccctttcaaagtgggctataaatgaattttattgcgttaacggctttcctgtaggtttatgcattctctgtgtaaaaatgataacattcctatgtggggaaagccccgttgccgcataacaaaggaaattgctatccaccttacacggatcattacttaaacaTCATGccggaaggggggagggggcactTTTATAGCGATAAGACGTAATCGATGTTTCTCCGGCCAAAAATGGAATATGTCCGAGCAAAACTAGGTTTGACCGGACAATTTGACCGGCGCAAGCCGGGAAATTATTTGCAGCTCAGAAATCAAATTAATCAATCAAAGAGTTGAGATTTCCGTCATGAGCGACAATCGACCCTACCCACCAGCACACAGTGTGTCGGTCAAAAAGCGGTCCAAAGCAACCATCTCTTAAGATATATCAATCCTTTCGTTCATATACTTTGATTTACTCAGTTATAGTGCAAATTTCAATTCTGTTATGATTCTTAGCAGATTCAATAATATAGAGGTGTTTTGTCCAAGACCAAGTGTTTTGTCCAAGACCAAGTAGTGTTGAAGCAGCAAATCTATGATACTGTGCCTCACAATCCATAAAAAAGTGAATCATTCTGTTGGCTGCAATGAGAAGATtcctagagcggttttcaaatgagtgtcgtaaaaccaaaaccaaagtaattacttttgccaatcaaaaaggacgaagacaattcagtaaaccaatcaaaactcgaagtaattacacgcagccgacacaaagcgcgggaaaatgtgcacgcgcgagccacgattggttttggtttcacttctgattggttgaaaaaagtggcgcgagaactttgaaccaatcactgagcgaagtaatgcaaaaccaaagtaattcgctaattactttcgacactcaattgaaaacctccCTAACAGATTGATGGATAATCAGATTGCTTTAACACACTGTGATGCGATCATATTTTAGGAGGAGGTCATGGGGATTCCCGAGGAAAGTGGGTGGCAACTGGATTTGCAATTTTCTTTGGCATCACTACTATTGTGATGACATTTCTGTACTTCCGTCAACGAAAGATGAACACGGAGTTGGAGGGTGACAGCTCCTTATCAAGGCTAATTTAGTTTTGTAAATACCTCAAGAACAGACTGAAGACTCAGTACATTCACGTGTGACAGGTAGAAGCTTTTTCAGTTGTGGTGCCAAGGAGTCGCTAACTTCCTTTATGGGGTTTGCTTAACCGATGAACttgttatattatttttttagttGTTTGAGGTTTTTAGGTTTTAGATTAAAGTAAGCCCAGTAAAACTAGTTTTTTGGTTACCCAAGGTTCgttgcaaagttttaaaattctttttgttCTAGTAGGAGCACCAATACAATGTATACTAAGTTGATCGAAAGAAAGGATGCAAAATGAACAAGTCTCCAATATTTCTCAGTAAGAAACACGAGACTAAAAACAATAATGTAAACAAACAAAGTAGGTAGTTAAGATTCACACTACACCCAGGGGCCGGTTGTTCCAAGCCTGGTTTGCGCAAACCATtggttaaggcctggccaaacgctcgcaacatttcaacgcaacatcttgcaacattgttgggcacaacatgttgcgtacgtttggccgcctgttgcgatatgttgcaacatgttggatgatgttggatcatatttgaaaacggtcaaatttttcgtgcaacatttttgATGTTGCATAatgttcacgcaacattgttgcactagggcatgcgcgctaggtccacttgttgcgcgcCAGGGTCATGGGGCACATGAACATCGACATGTTGTGTTGAAAATGTTGCTTGCCTTTGGCCAGCCCAGTCAACACATgttacaacatcatgcaacaatgttgcaagatgttgcgttgaaatttTGCGAGCGTTTGGCAGGGCCTTTAAGAGggatcaaaacctataggtttccatggtaattgACACTTGGGGTTGACCAGCGACGAAAATTTGATGCAACTCAGGTTTAGAGGATTATGAAAGTagctgtaaaatttgcaatTCAATTCTTTGAAATCCATTCTTTGAATTGTGACTTTTTAAGCTCCTTAATACATAATTCTCTAAACCAAACTAGCATCAAACTACGTTtgaaagtacaaggaaaggtagTTATTTTTTTCCCCTAGCAGTGCCTTCAAACAAACCAGTTCTCGCCTCACCAACGAAGGCGAGGCGAGTTCTCGCCTCACCAACGAATCCtctgtaatttttctttttttcacaaattgcGAAAATCTAGGTTCTTGCGTATGGAACACTTGCGCGGTTGCGCTTTACTTGTTGCGGATATGTGTAGATTTTTAAGGCAGGCTGTGGTCTGTCCTTTACCGATTTGAGGCTTGTTCATAGTGGTAACTGCTTCAGTTGtctcctttttcatttccatTCGTTTTCAATGAAAACCGACACTGTTATTGGTATAGTATCGAAACAAATACCTTCAATTTGGGTCAAGGCTAGCTTTTTACTTAAATGATTTTCTGACTCTCTTGGTATCTTTTACTCACCTTGCTATAACTATGTTCATGAACATCAAGTTTTAGTTTCCGGCTGAAAGCCAGTAAAAAACACTAACAGTACTTTAGGCCCGTTTtgaacgtcgcatttcacatgtgccgaatctaatgcaaatgagcgaaaacaatagattttgctcatttgcattagattcagcaCTTGttaaatgcgacgtttaaaacgggccttatttaacgagggtaacaAATTAACCTTAAACAGTTGTCTAACATGTGGCAACATTTTATAACATAAAATTGTCTTAGGATTAGAAGTAAAAGGGTGCACGATTCTTGAATAAAGGAGCGTTTTGCTTAAACCATGAGACAGCGATTGATTTCCTTAattaagcctttttttttttaatgcggAGCGAGTGAAGCAAGCAAGCATCAAGGTTATGAGAGTTTGAAATAAATCTATGCAAAATCTCGATGTTTTTCCACAATGCATCTCGCTTTCGACTGGAATGCACTGTGCGTCGACCAGCATGCATTGCTCCATGGAGGAGCCTCGCTTTGGGTGGATCTAACAAAACATTTACCAAACAATTATATAGATCTCATACCGAACTAAAATTatctgtcaaaaaaaaaaattaagttacaTGGCCgagcggagatacgaaatttctcttcgattGTTGAGAAAATTTCTCACATAATGGCGCGATTtattatgtaaccatagcaacggtGACTTTTTCACTTGGAACTTCACGCGTGAAGATCACCTGGTGTTTGAATGGTGCTTATATAATAAAACGTCTTATTACGTTCACGCGCGGGGATTTTATCCTGGAGTTCTGATAGtctctctcacgagtgagcgaagcgaaagagTGCGAGAAGATAAAATCCCCACGCGGCCATGCactgttctgtttattatatagatactgatgaaatgttcagaTTAAAAAcgatttgttttattcattttctaaATGACGAAAAAGTGAAACACATGCTGTGTAACATGAAACTACTGTTGATATGAAGggaatgaaaagcaaatcagGTTAATGCAACATTGTTAATGTAGTAAGAGGAAGCTCGCTTTTTCGCTTTTCgttggctaatcgtgttagttaccatgacgacacatATCCTCACATGCGAAAGATAATatttcaacttcactacacAACAGCACAAATAGGAACCATAAGGTTTATTGTGGACAGTTTGGCCGAGCACGAGCTTACagtatagacctctttcataatggcggccaaataagttattcttttgttttaatgctaataagccctactaacctcgctacgacgagtaaatttcaaaagaatatttgttttaaaacgagggcagcAGGGCTAATTaccataaatacaaaagaatataaacttggtcgccatttatgaaagtggtctattacaGAAAGAACACAAACAATCCACGTATAGTACAGAACCGTTATATTGACATTTCCCACTATCAAAGCACATACAAATCAAAGAAACCAAGAGCTGACCAACCACTGACAAACTTTCTGGTTTGAACGgcggccagaaaaaacctgtcGAAAAAAAACCCGAAGGGAAAAACACTAAAACAgacaggaaatctgggtaggaaccaggCCCAAGCTCATAGAACCATCTTACTTGactattttcataaataaactTAGAAAAAATGGTGTCGGCCCAGAATGATCACCCACATGCAAACAGAGGCTTAAATACTCATATGTCTATGCCCATAATGCACCTTCGCGAAAGGCCCCAGACCCAGgcctagtcctgttccgggactcccccTTACCCCAAcctaaaaatgggcctggaacccaggcgggaaaagagagagtcttGTATtgcttgcaggcgcatgctcggaatgagccaatcatattccattagatgccaggctggatatgtaaataaagggaaccttGAGGGAACCTGTGTGATttgcagtgtcaggaaagagaacatctaaattatgcctcgtcgtgaccaaacgaggagaaaaaaccccgatcgcagtgatgttagaaaattattgccgaataaatgtaacgactgaaagatcgcaataaatcgatgcaaaggctgaactagtaaatatagcataggatttcactaagcgacaaaacagctcggagtcagaatttcatattatctgcagtactttacctctaacaatgagtttcagaaggaaagtggttttaagtagcaacaataaaagcaaggtgacacacgctttttaagtagcatttttcatccttattaattaatattcacgaacaaattttgaccggAAAAAAAATCGTGACAACGTCtgaataatcgatgtttgactgtgcataaatatgtataaatttaatagtAACATTGTTGCTTCATCATTacgttatcaacacaaactggtatgtaaagaaacagatagtccaggttgtgattcaatttcgtttaacttttatgtaactttatcaggaataatgctcagtatttctgtcatgcaatcgtcttttagtttttccgatataaaaatcatcacagtctcaacaggcagctctacataaaaccttggccatttggccacggccaCCGCTTGTAAGGAGAGAAAGATTTAATGCaacgagtgctttgaaaaattattctaaggaaaaattaatagtctgagtaaattactctactctaattactaaaaaaaaaactctgtttgtcaccggtgtttgtgtattattcctgataaaactgagagtatttacaacattttttacctGGCTGTTTTATCAtgattgggtatccaaacaatttgtccccgaAATTGGTTGGCctaaactcctgaaacaatcacagtttcaataattactgtgcaactcaaatatatgttcactgaatcagtgcaattatcacataactagatcgacagaagtaatgaacagtaaaaaataacaataaacaagagttccagcaggagttttattagtcttcgttgagcgattcacatccacgacctacagtacatttgtaagtttcaaggagtctcgggagagcaattaaatcaaaatttgatatttttctgcgccaacatcatgcagctgttcagttgggtttcaggcaagaaattccatactttcgtaTGTCATCCATGAGATCTTCCACGATTGGGACTTACGATAACAGttaacatcggactcggatcgaagaaaatcgcaaagataataaaggaacaaccatgtagcaaacagacttgccaaatcctgttgcaggtttaacaaaaccatcattaccggtaacgactgcatgaatagcttgcagttgtgGCGCATTAGGCACAAAGGtaaagtggcatttcttaaacgcgaaatcaattgcctccagaaacttggcgttataatttcctttcacattatccccataaatccagtgtaaaagcactcggaataaactatgcccaaatacggaatctttttccaaatatggttttccCCCAAGTTTTGGGGAAACAAATGtcgtcattccgagcatgcgcctgcaagtaattcaggactctctcttttcccgcctgggttccaggcccattgtcagggcggggtaaggaagagtcccggaacaggactaaccCAGGCCCTGCTGTTCTCgtgccgcagaaatatttcatttcccGCTAATTCGTTGACACTCAAACGCCGGAAGTACCATATCTTCAGATAGGATTTCTTAGAAATaggaaaatcctagtatttTATCAGTATCTACATGAAacgtaatggtaataggactgagtccaattcggtctgtaatcatacgagtgataacaaaatccgCGTGAatccgatttgtttatcacgagtatcaccaattagagcggttttcaaatgagtgtcgtaaaaccaaaaccaaagtaattactttggccaatcaaaaaggacggagacaatccagtaaaccaatcaagtagtacaagtagccgacacaaagcgcgggaaaatgtgcacgcgcgagccatgattgattttggtttcacttctgattggttgaaaaaatggcgcgaaaactttgaaccaatcactgggaGAAGttatgcaaaaccaatgcaattcgctaattactctcgacactcaattgaaaaccgctctaatcataaaaattacaatttccgagaaaagaagaagagccaagatatgaaagaaagagaaattttTAACGGAGCAGGACAACAAAGCGAGGACGTCCGCAGGGAATACGCAAATGAGCAGGTTTCCGTGAACATTAAATAAGAACAACGTAATCCGAATAGGAAGCGATTTGTCTAAACCGCTGCTACACAGCTCGACATCTTCACCACCAAAGAATTGTTGAACACAGAAAATAAGtgatttgaaaacattttttggaaGCCCATGGAGGCAAAAGCCTCCTCAGTGAAAGTCAGAAAGGGGAGAGTATAAAACTCAGGTCAGTGTCACGACTGCGCCCGGCTTAGGCTACAgataataaacaacaccaaaagtctCTCTTAGCCCTAATCACTCTTAAAAAGTGTTGTTTCGAGTCTAAGGCAAACTTGTGGCTTAGCTGTTCATAATCTGTGGAACAGGGACTTCTAGTCTTAACCTATGGAGTGTGACCTGCTGTGTTTTAGACTGCCGGCTTGTTTATGAGATGCTCCTTATAAAGGAACGCAATCCAAGTCAATTTGAACACACATACTGGCTGCATTTGTGCTCGACTCAGTTTGTTTGAATAAACAGTTGTACGTATTTCTTGTATTTCTTTTGCCATTGATCTATTATTGAATTTACTATTTATGTATTTCTTATCAATTATACTTGTGATTATGACGTTAGCTTGACGTCAAAACGTTGTCATTTTCTCCCGCCTCGACTGACTGCCACTGGGTCTCATACAGTGTATATGTTTCAGAAGAAATGTTCATTACAAAATGTTTAATTTAACCAAGGAaagctttcttttcattttccgAAATACCGTAAATCCAGAGATTATTCCAAGtctcattatttatttatttatttatctattaactttgccagtcaagctggctgagcgccacaacagcttacgccaattactgtggccccttttttaccctacCAACcgtgatacacaacagaagacagccCACAACACCGGCAACTACGTGCCTTACTTGTACtcgcgacaagtgtgtgggttcttttacgtcccgcaggattataaacattgaagggttattgaagggttgtgagacgggacctccggcttatctgCAGGCATGTCCACATCACGCGCCCTTATATGacctttctaaaaaaaaatgacgtcatcacATCAAGTAAAACACACTTACCCTGTATGTTAGTATATTGAAAAACAAAGTCCGATGAACTGAAATTCCGACAAGGACAAATAATTTTAGTTCCTCTCCCCCCTCCTTTCCCTGGCAGGGCAtcttaatagctaatcaaatggtatacttgTATTttacttgcgttttgtccaaaatcaaataatttccctcgTCTAAGGGTTTGGAAAATTACTTGATTCTGGACActaacgcgcgtgaaattattccctaatttcactcgtcaccatttgattcgCTCGCGTCTGcctttgtagctcagtcggtagaaaAACGGCGATCTTAACCCGAGGTTTTGTCGTCAATTCGATGAACACATTATTTGTCTTATGATGCCTTTCACTTGTCTCCTAACTTGTCTGATTTTCCAGCAGTAGAGAATTGGGTTTAATGACGAGTTCAAGTAAACCAAAGTCAACATACATTGCTTTGCGAAAAACATCGAAGGACTAGTGGTCCATAAATTTGTTAATATCCCGTGAGGTAGATAACATACCACTAATGTCAACTGTAGCCACATTGAACTGGACATCGCTTGTCTGTGTCTTGCCATGCGTATTGCGGTGGGATGTTTTACATGGTTTATACTTgtttttatttgaaagagtcGGCGACGaagagaaataaaaatgtttgtgTAACAAAAGATTGACACCATCAAGCAAAGTGACAAACCTATATAGCTGTAATACAAAGTGATGTTATAATTCCAAAAGTAGA contains these protein-coding regions:
- the LOC137997802 gene encoding mucin-5AC-like isoform X2; this translates as MAAHYYVVVCVLFMIAASSYGTGNNTSTISPSSTSSLMSTTFILTPSPTSKKTNASIAPTTSRLSTTPGIHSTSSPATPKLHSSAVPLTNHTTARPTGHQKHSMKPGGHGDSRGKWVATGFAIFFGITTIVMTFLYFRQRKMNTELEGDSSLSRLI
- the LOC137997802 gene encoding uncharacterized protein isoform X1, whose amino-acid sequence is MAAHYYVVVCVLFMIAASSYGTGNNTSTISPSSTSSLMSTTFILTPSPTSKKTNASIAPTTSRLSTTPGIHSTSSPATPKLHSSAVPLTNHTTARPTGHQKHSMKPGGGHGDSRGKWVATGFAIFFGITTIVMTFLYFRQRKMNTELEGDSSLSRLI